A part of Rhodamnia argentea isolate NSW1041297 chromosome 8, ASM2092103v1, whole genome shotgun sequence genomic DNA contains:
- the LOC115727700 gene encoding ribulose bisphosphate carboxylase/oxygenase activase 2, chloroplastic-like, whose protein sequence is MAAAVPTVGTVNGAPLNLNGSNTGASAPSSAFFGSSLKKMTQKLPKAASPSGGLRACATTGDEEKQTEKDKWRGLAYDTSDDQQDITRGKGMVDSLFQAPMDSGTHYAVMSSYDYVSTGLRQYDFDNTMEGFYIAPAFMDKLVVHITKNFMTLPNIKIPLILGIWGGKGQGKSFQCELVFAKMGINPIMMSAGELESGNAGEPAKLIRQRYREAADIIKKGKMCCLFINDLDAGAGRMGGTTQYTVNNQMVNATLMNIADNPTNVQLPGMYNKEENPRVPIIVTGNDFSTLYAPLIRDGRMEKFYWAPTREDRIGVCKGIFRTDNVAGEDVVKLVDAFPGQSIDFFGALRARVYDDEVRKWISGVGVETIGKKLVNSKEGPPTFDQPKMTLEKLLEYGNMLVQEQENVKRVQLADKYLSEAALGDANQDSINRGSFYGKAAQQINVPVPEGCTDPNAENFDPTARSDDGSCLYTF, encoded by the exons atgGCCGCCGCCGTACCCACCGTCGGAACTGTCAACGGCGCTCCG CTCAACCTAAATGGCTCAAACACCGGAGCATCGGCTCCCAGCTCGGCCTTCTTCGGAAGCAGCTTGAAGAAGATGACTCAAAAGCTCCCCAAGGCCGCCTCGCCCTCCGGTGGCTTGAGAGCGTGTGCGACGACGGGCGACGAGGAGAAGCAGACCGAAAAGGACAAGTGGAGAGGGCTCGCATACGACACCTCAGACGACCAGCAGGACATCACCCGCGGGAAGGGCATGGTCGACTCCCTCTTCCAAGCTCCTATGGACAGTGGCACCCACTATGCCGTCATGAGCTCCTACGACTACGTCAGCACCGGGCTCCGCCA gtACGACTTTGATAACACCATGGAGGGATTCTACATCGCACCGGCCTTCATGGACAAGCTTGTTGTTCACATCACAAAGAACTTCATGACACTCCCTAACATCAAG ATTCCACTAATCCTCGGCATTTGGGGAGGCAAAGGTCAGGGAAAATCTTTCCAATGTGAGCTTGTCTTTGCCAAGATGGGAATCAA CCCCATCATGATGAGTGCCGGAGAATTGGAAAGCGGCAACGCCGGAGAGCCAGCGAAGCTGATCCGACAGAGGTACCGTGAAGCCGCCGACATCATCAAGAAAGGCAAGATGTGTTGCCTCTTCATCAATGATCTCGACGCCGGTGCCGGGCGTATGGGCGGGACCACCCAGTACACGGTCAACAACCAGATGGTCAACGCCACCCTCATGAACATCGCCGACAACCCCACCAACGTCCAGCTCCCCGGGATGTACAACAAGGAGGAGAACCCGCGGGTCCCGATCATCGTCACGGGGAATGACTTCTCCACACTGTACGCGCCACTCATCCGCGACGGGCGTATGGAGAAGTTCTACTGGGCCCCGACCCGTGAGGACCGCATCGGGGTGTGCAAGGGGATCTTCAGGACTGACAATGTGGCTGGTGAGGATGTTGTGAAGCTTGTCGATGCTTTCCCCGGACAATCCATTG ATTTCTTCGGGGCCCTGAGGGCTAGAGTGTACGATGACGAGGTGAGGAAGTGGATATCGGGCGTCGGGGTGGAGACCATCGGGAAGAAGCTGGTGAACTCGAAGGAAGGGCCTCCGACATTCGATCAGCCGAAGATGACCCTCGAGAAGCTGCTGGAGTacggcaacatgcttgtccaGGAGCAAGAGAACGTCAAGAGAGTCCAGTTGGCCGACAAGTACTTGAGCGAGGCCGCTCTCGGAGATGCCAACCAAGACTCCATCAACCGGGGCAGTTTCTACG GCAAAGCAGCCCAACAAATAAATGTACCCGTGCCTGAAGGATGCACCGACCCGAATGCGGAGAACTTTGACCCGACAGCGAGGAGTGATGATGGGAGCTGCCTATACacgttttag
- the LOC115727701 gene encoding AT-hook motif nuclear-localized protein 15-like, with protein sequence MANRWWAGNVAMRGGDPPPFQLSNADEDRRGGLSRGIPPIREQDFMDNASNANATPTNSSGTSKTNPNPSEADSQDDDSRDNDGAGDDPGGSIHETPEPRSGSSSGGRSGRRPRGRPPGSKNKPKPPIVVTKESPNSLRSHILEISSGSDITESIANFAQRRHRGVSVLSGSGIVNNVTLRQPTAPGGVIALQGRFEILSLNGAFLPAPSPPGATGLTVYLSGGQGQVVGGTAVGPLVASGPVMVVAATFSNATYEQLPVEDEAEEANAAVGEGGEAMQLQPTSAGLSHPGNSGNHNPGSQSSQGLANQHHASSSMPMFNLPPNLMPNGQVPHDMFWAAPRPPPSY encoded by the coding sequence ATGGCGAATCGGTGGTGGGCCGGGAATGTGGCGATGAGGGGCGGAGATCCGCCGCCGTTCCAGCTGAGTAACGCGGACGAGGACCGCAGAGGCGGCTTGAGCCGGGGCATACCTCCGATTAGAGAACAAGACTTCATGGACAACGCCAGTAACGCGAATGCCACGCCCACCAACAGTAGCGGCACTAGCAAGACTAATCCAAACCCTAGCGAGGCCGACTCTCAGGATGACGACAGCCGCGACAACGATGGAGCTGGCGACGACCCAGGAGGCTCCATCCACGAGACCCCTGAGCCCCGCAGCGGCAGCAGCAGTGGCGGCAGAAGCGGGCGAAGACCCAGAGGCCGGCCTCCCGGGTCAAAGAACAAGCCTAAACCCCCTATTGTGGTCACCAAAGAGAGCCCTAACTCACTGCGTAGCCACATACTTGAAATCAGCAGCGGGAGTGACATCACGGAGAGCATCGCGAACTTCGCGCAGCGGAGACATAGAGGGGTTTCTGTGCTCAGCGGGAGCGGAATAGTGAATAATGTCACTCTTAGGCAGCCCACTGCACCCGGAGGAGTGATCGCGCTTCAAGGAAGATTCGAGATCTTGTCCCTGAATGGTGCGTTCTTGCCCGCCCCATCGCCGCCGGGGGCCACCGGACTGACGGTCTATTTGTCGGGTGGGCAGGGGCAGGTAGTTGGGGGCACAGCTGTGGGCCCGCTGGTCGCGTCGGGGCCGGTAATGGTTGTCGCAGCCACTTTTAGTAACGCAACGTATGAGCAGCTGCCAGTGGAGGATGAGGCGGAGGAGGCGAATGCGGCAGTGGGGGAGGGTGGCGAGGCAATGCAATTGCAGCCGACATCGGCCGGATTGAGTCATCCTGGAAACAGTGGTAACCATAATCCTGGATCTCAGTCTTCTCAGGGATTAGCAAATCAACATCACGCTTCGTCTTCCATGCCGATGTTCAATTTGCCTCCTAATTTGATGCCCAACGGACAAGTGCCTCATGATATGTTCTGGGCCGCTCCTCGTCCCCCGCCTTCTTACTGA